A window of the Arachis duranensis cultivar V14167 chromosome 5, aradu.V14167.gnm2.J7QH, whole genome shotgun sequence genome harbors these coding sequences:
- the LOC107491524 gene encoding chloride channel protein CLC-f, producing MSESDQNRLLGLPQDAERDVEAQVSERSVVVNGGGGSGGRGGFRDILRLPGHRHSFKRLEKDVDRDRDRDRDGDRRDHHNLHNHHSHLDLHGDEDVLTDSAPPEWALLLIGCLLGLATGLFVAAFNKGVHLIHEWAWAGTPNEGAAWLRLQRLADTWHRILLIPVFGGVIVGMMHGLLEILDQINQSTSSQRQGFDLLSGVFPTIKALQAAVTLGTGCSLGPEGPSVDIGKSCANGFSLMMENNRERRIALIAAGAAAGISSGFNAAVAGCFFAIETVLRPLRAENSPPFTTAMIILASVISSTVSNVLLGTHSAFTVPAYDLKSAAELPLYLILGMLCGVVSVAMTRLVDWFTELFELIQEKFGLPFVVCPALGGLGAGIIALKYPGILYWGFTNVEEILHTGTSASAPGIWLLTQLAAAKVIATTLCKGSGLVGGLYAPSLMIGSAVGAVFGGVAAEVINSAIPGNAAVAQPQAYALVGMAATLASVCSVPLTSVLLLFELTKDYRILLPLMGAVGLAIWVPSVTNRKKEIDNKSDTRNSPKGYSPVSPADENEGNWRQANAADGLELSVVGDAADHEAIDEELHLENLKVSQAMSDSYLKVSSSATLKDAIQCIHDGHQNCVLVVDQEGFLEGILTYGDIRRCLPEKSSDTSMRDSGFVDANTCLVSSVCTRGMTYRGRERGLLTCYPNTSLAVAKELMEAKGIKQLPVVKRGGDRNRERKRRIAGLLHYDALWHCLRKEINHRKEVNRNRRENHLAVETANGH from the exons ATGTCCGAGAGCGATCAGAACCGCCTTCTGGGGCTTCCACAAGATGCGGAGCGCGATGTGGAAGCTCAAGTATCGGAACGCTCAGTCGTCGTTAATGGAGGTGGTGGCAGCGGTGGCAGAGGAGGGTTCAGGGATATTCTTAGGCTGCCGGGTCACCGACACAGTTTCAAGCGTCTTGAGAAAGATgtagatagagatagagatagagatagagatggAGATAGAAGGGATCACCACAATCTTCATAATCACCACTCTCATTTGGATCTTCATGGTGATGAAGATGTCCTTACCGACAGTGCACCTCCAGAATGGGCTTTGCTTCTCATTGGTTGCCTCCTTGGCCTCGCCACCGGCCTCTTCGTTGCTGCTTTCAATAAAGGA GTGCATCTAATACATGAATGGGCCTGGGCGGGTACTCCAAATGAGGGTGCTGCTTGGCTTCGTTTGCAGAGACTGGCTGATACATGGCATCGGATCCTTTTGATACCTGTCTTTGGAGGAGTCATTGTTGGCATGATGCatggtttacttgaaatacTGGACCAAATAAATCAGTCCACTTCCTCCCAAAGGCAAGGTTTTGATTTGCTCTCTGGAGTATTTCCCACAATAAAGGCTCTCCAAGCTGCAGTCACTTTAGGTACTGGCTGTTCTTTGGGTCCTGAAGGTCCTAGTGTTGATATTGGAAAGTCATGTGCCAATGGATTCTCATTAATGATGGAAAATAACAGAGAAAGAAGAATAGCACTTATTGCAGCTGGTGCGGCAGCTGGAATTTCTTCAG gATTCAATGCTGCAGTTGCTGGTTGTTTCTTCGCCATTGAAACAGTGCTGAGGCCTCTTCGTGCAGAAAACTCTCCCCCATTTACAACTGCCATGATTATATTGGCTTCTGTTATCTCCTCCACTGTATCAAACGTTTTACTAGGAACCCACTCAGCTTTTACAGTGCCTGCATATGATTTGAAATCTGCTGCTG AGCTACCTTTATACCTGATATTGGGAATGCTGTGTGGTGTTGTAAGTGTGGCCATGACTCGTTTGGTTGATTGGTTCACTGAATTGTTTGAGTTGATCCAGGAAAAGTTTGGCCTTCCTTTTGTGGTCTGTCCTGCTTTAGGCGGTTTAGGAGCTGGGATCATTGCTCTTAAATATCCTGGAATATTGTATTGGGGTTTCACAAATGTGGAAGAAATTCTCCATACTGGAACTAGTGCTTCAGCTCCTGGAATATGGCTCCTGACTCAATTGGCAGCTGCTAAGGTTATTGCAACAACTCTTTGCAAGGGCTCTGGGCTAGTAGGTGGTCTCTATGCGCCAAGTTTAATGATTGGTTCTGCAGTTGGTGCCGTATTTGGAGGCGTTGCAGCAGAAGTTATCAATTCAGCAATCCCTGGAAATGCTGCTGTGGCCCAACCTCAGGCATATGCTCTT GTTGGAATGGCTGCTACGTTAGCATCTGTCTGTTCTGTCCCGTTGACTTCAGTTCTACTGCTGTTTGAACTGACCAAAGATTATAGAATACTGCTTCCTCTCATG GGGGCTGTTGGATTGGCAATATGGGTTCCCTCTGTGACAAACCGGAAGAAGGAAATTGACAACAAATCTGATACTAGAAACTCACCTAAAGGATATTCTCCAGTTTCACCTGCTGATGAAAATGAAGGTAACTGGAGACAGGCAAATGCTGCTGATGGTTTAGAACTCTCTGTTGTTGGTGATGCTGCTGATCATGAAGCAATTGACGAGGAACTTCATCTCGAAAATCTTAAG GTTTCTCAGGCCATGTCTGACAGCTATCTGAAGGTTTCATCATCTGCAACCCTGAAAGATGCAATCCAATGCATTCATGATGGCCACCAGAACTGTGTGCTAGTGGTCGATCAAGAAGGTTTTCTGGAAGGAATACTGACATATGGTGACATCAGAAGGTGTCTTCCCGAGAAGTCTAGTGACACTTCTATGAGGGATTCAGGATTTGTGGAT GCAAATACATGCTTAGTTTCCTCTGTTTGTACTCGGGGTATGACCTATCGTGGACGAGAGCGTGGACTTCTAACCTGTTATCCCAATACCAGTTTGGCTGTGGCCAAGGAGTTAATGGAAGCCAAGGGCATTAAGCAATTACCAGTGGTTAAACGTGGTGGAGATCGCAACAGGGAGAGGAAGCGGAGAATTGCTGGTCTTCTTCACTATGATGCACTATGGCATTGTCTCAG GAAAGAGATTAACCATCGGAAGGAAGTGAATCGAAATAGGAGAGAAAACCATTTGGCTGTGGAAACTGCAAACGGGCATTAG
- the LOC107491525 gene encoding uncharacterized protein At4g26450 produces the protein MHPRQRSPRGFYATSDYRHLNRDSSFSRPHPNPKPFSHPPPPAPPPPPSTSSSSRRVALLAGGDIFVEAGRLAAEYLVSQGLLPPNALSFKWQQNNSFKKHGGGAGGGEFPVEGGGRTSALARLGNTVATDIPSGRRKMGFDDFGQKGSRRRGSFRGNGLDWGGREFRRNGSWSDRSRYTPERKDNDDADDSFSRHKDEDLHQQQHRPHQIGVAADVDKPKSDSNDTVPSTETGDTLHAEGDNDMLSGESMDLKQTSSADGKDKSDVDVEVAMENASAGVMDVKDGTADDDDTEKSGGSKNLSVQSSDQESNEPITDLLSLFKSIKVPTKPRSLRGHKNLKGNPQQNVGDEDTHDAGDLQGPQVLAENVSVKVSSAGDLLSDVANASEHLESNMSNVEPDHDDVDEDLKELDTACNAEVDQSIGTDSGQDLGYMHDNNREPSATLLDHGSCGSMSEERGEKRVAEVDDLREESKRVKEWLPSLPPRTEGYFETINTIGMKEITEEDDLSHLDKVAMTSDQGSLMTTSQFTEVGDRSILHCSEEKQSLPSSFRTCDLNLMEASEVHENQANHPILIYPPVSETKKAVPVDIDLTVSRTSIPGKFSTQSTTGKEIEVIDLECDSTQEEKPIDNMERKSEAMFSGLEGFSNHAPSTADIHDVQDGYGLMLSELLGADFPNCSSVSTDINSVHNEMGLHNGTVPMGTLAEDDSIYMSLGEIPLPLGFLRPWEQPPPQDYQKPF, from the exons ATGCACCCTCGCCAGCGCAGCCCCCGAGGCTTCTATGCCACCTCCGATTACCGCCATCTCAACCGGGATTCCTCCTTCTCAAGACCCCATCCCAACCCAAAACCCTTCTCTCACCCTCCTCCTCCAGCACCCCCTCCGCCTCcctccacctcctcctcctcccgcAGAGTTGCCCTCCTCGCTGGCGGAGACATCTTCGTCGAAGCTGGTCGTCTTGCTGCGGAGTATTTGGTCTCTCAGGGGCTGCTGCCCCCCAATGCGCTCTCCTTCAAGTGGCAACAAAATAACAGTTTCAAGAAGCACGGTGGCGGTGCTGGGGGCGGTGAATTTCCGGTCGAGGGAGGTGGCCGGACGTCTGCTCTTGCGCGGCTAGGGAATACGGTGGCAACTGATATTCCATCTGGGAGGAGGAAGATGGGGTTTGATGATTTTGGGCAGAAAGGTAGCAGGAGGAGAGGAAGTTTCAGGGGAAATGGTTTGGATTGGGGCGGTAGAGAATTTAGGAGGAATGGGTCATGGTCTGATAGGTCTAGGTATACCCCTGAACGTAAGGATAATGATGATGCTGATGACAGTTTTAGTAGACACAAAGATGAGGACCTGCATCAGCAACAGCACCGTCCCCACCAAATTGGTGTTGCTGCTGATGTTGATAAACCAAAATCCGATTCCAATGACACCGTGCCAAGCACCGAGACTGGAGATACTTTGCATGCTGAAGGAGACAATGATATGCTTTCTGGGGAATCCATGGACTTGAAACAAACTTCTTCTGCTGATGGAAAAGATAAAAGCGATGTGGATGTGGAGGTTGCAATGGAGAATGCAAGTGCCGGAGTTATGGATGTCAAGGATGGCACTGCTGACGATGACGATACCGAGAAATCCGGCGGCTCAAAGAATTTATCTGTTCAGTCCAGTGATCAGGAGAGTAATGAACCTATTACTGATTTGCTCTCACTATTCAAATCTATTAAGGTGCCTACCAAGCCTCGCTCTTTGCGTGGACACAAGAATTTGAAGGGTAATCCGCAACAGAATGTTGGAGATGAAGACACTCATGATGCAGGGGATCTTCAAGGACCTCAAGTATTGGCTGAAAATGTGTCTGTCAAAGTCTCCTCCGCAGGTGATTTACTATCTGACGTGGCTAATGCCTCGGAACATCTTGAATCAAACATGTCCAATGTAGAACCTGATCACGATGATGTTGATGAGGATTTGAAAGAATTAGATACTGCATGTAATGCTGAGGTAGATCAATCTATTGGAACTGATTCTGGACAAGATTTAGGTTATATGCATGATAATAACCGTGAACCTAGTGCAACTCTATTGGACCATGGAAGTTGCGGTTCAATGTCCGAGGAAAGGGGTGAAAAACGTGTTGCTGaagttgatgatttgagagaGGAAAGCAAAAGAGTGAAAGAGTGGTTGCCATCACTTCCCCCAAGGACTGAGGGTTACTTTGAAACCATCAACACAATTGGAATGAAAGAGATCACTGAGGAAGATGATCTTTCACATCTTGACAAAGTGGCTATGACCTCTGATCAGGGAAGCCTGATGACTACTTCACAGTTCACAGAAGTTGGTGATAGATCGATTCTTCATTGTTCAGAGGAGAAACAATCGTTGCCAAGTTCGTTTAGAACTTGTGATCTTAATCTCATGGAAGCGTCTGAAGTCCATGAAAATCAAGCTAATCATCCAATTCTTATTTACCCCCCTGTTTCTGAAACTAAGAAAGCTGTACCAGTTGATATAGATCTGACCGTGAGTCGCACTAGTATACCTGGCAAATTCAGTACTCAATCAACAACTGGCAAAGAGATTGAAGTAATTGATCTAGAATGTGATTCCACTCAAGAAGAAAAGCCAATCGACAATATGGAGAGAAA GTCAGAGGCTATGTTTTCAGGCCTTGAGGGTTTCTCTAACCATGCTCCAAGTACTGCTGATATACATGATGTTCAGGATGGTTACGGGCTAATGCTATCAGAATTGCTTGGGGCGGATTTTCCAAACTGTTCTTCAGTATCGACCGACATAAATTCTGTTCACAATGAAATGGGCCTTCATAACGGAACCGTGCCAATG GGAACACTTGCCGAGGATGATTCCATATATATGTCACTGGGAGAGATACCACTACCACTAG GATTTTTGCGGCCGTGGGAGCAGCCACCACCACAAGATTATCAGAAACCGTTTTGA
- the LOC107491523 gene encoding uncharacterized protein LOC107491523, producing the protein MGSEREEEDNSATNPTTISSTLTIKISSSSSKKQGEETTENSNLPSPNIKNSTESSPYGSPLVSPPSSAFVSALQSPYISPRAITPDDSHLEKPPPPTATATATTTTTTHPSTPEDVPSSSYTPPSDQYEFSDDNADTNLKFVTCVPIPEAADPRISFSFPVPRVSFAKGSVSPASNAKLRSCDVYIGFHGQNPKLLRFCKWLKSDLELQGIDCLLADRAKYTDSQSHEIADRVICSVSFGLVVVSSGSFLNHLSMEEVRFFAQKKNLIPLLFDTGPAEIMDLLNCNSIDKECREAIDGLMRCNEFNLGAHDGNWRSCISKTTGILRARLGRMNGDQRDNMQGFENLPFPRNQYFVGREKEIMEMEGLFFGRGNCVEQVQDHCMPFIKGEASGSGQSEGLADEESEPVMRKGRRYISLEMGKSKEPTLEAWVEPLIGNNSLKRLKHKKSKSGNFKSLCSSVICITGVSGIGKSELALEYSHRYHQRYKMVLWVGGEARYLRQNILNLSLNLGLDVGADSEMERGRIRSFEEQELEAFKRIKRELFGETPYLLIIDNLETEEEWWEGKDIYDLIPRNTGGTHVIITTRLSKVNSYDTIQLPPLPLSEAMILIKGRKRREYPADEVEFLEKFNEKLGRSSFGLWVIGSMLSELAISPSALFEAINQMPLSGDSNSCYMSIAEEQWCKSNPFLMKSLLFCVGTLEKTKAKGKLLAMRMLLVGGWFSPAPISASLLVNAALARMANQHDGCCWLQFHPITQAFAKSRGGLQYAKAALEGVRKMGNHVNSGHLWSSAFLVFGFKSEPPIVQLKAIDLVLYIKRTALPLAIQAFTTFSRCNSALELLKVCTNALEEVEKSFVSQIQDWSHDSICWKRRMLQRSQKVDEYVWQDVTLLKATLLETRAKLLARGGHLDSGKELCRTCISIRTVMLGHNHAQTFAAQDTLARLVRMRTKI; encoded by the coding sequence ATGGGAagtgaaagagaagaagaagacaactCAGCCACCAATCCCACAACAATCTCTAGCACGCTAACAATCAAGATTTCAAGCAGCAGCAGCAAGAAGCAAGGTGAAGAGACTacagaaaattcaaatttaccATCACCGAACATAAAGAACTCCACAGAATCATCACCTTATGGTTCTCCTCTTGTGTCTCCACCTTCATCAGCATTTGTTTCGGCGTTGCAATCCCCCTATATATCTCCAAGGGCCATAACCCCAGATGATTCTCACTTGGaaaaaccaccaccaccaacagcaacagcaacagcaacaaccaccaccaccacccatCCTTCGACCCCAGAAGACGTGCCAAGCAGTTCCTACACTCCCCCTTCTGATCAGTATGAGTTTTCCGATGACAATGCTGACACGAATCTCAAGTTTGTGACATGTGTTCCCATCCCTGAAGCAGCTGATCCACGCATCTCATTCTCATTTCCGGTCCCTAGAGTTTCCTTTGCAAAAGGCTCTGTTTCCCCTGCTTCCAATGCCAAACTCAGAAGCTGTGATGTTTACATTGGCTTCCATGGCCAAAATCCCAAACTCCTGCGCTTCTGCAAGTGGCTCAAGTCCGACCTCGAGCTTCAGGGAATCGATTGCTTGCTTGCTGATAGAGCCAAGTACACCGATAGCCAGAGCCATGAGATTGCTGATAGAGTCATTTGCTCAGTGTCATTCGGGTTGGTGGTCGTCTCAAGTGGCAGCTTCCTCAACCATCTGAGCATGGAGGAGGTTAGATTCTTTGCTCAAAAGAAGAACTTGATTCCTCTCTTGTTTGACACAGGACCTGCTGAGATCATGGATCTTCTTAACTGCAACTCAATTGACAAAGAATGTAGAGAGGCCATCGATGGACTCATGAGGTGCAACGAATTCAATCTAGGGGCCCATGATGGTAATTGGAGAAGCTGCATATCAAAAACTACAGGTATTTTAAGGGCAAGGCTTGGTAGGATGAATGGTGACCAGAGAGACAATATGCAAGGATTTGAGAATCTACCTTTTCCAAGGAACCAATACTTTGTTGGCAGGGAGAAGGAAATTATGGAGATGGAAGGTCTCTTTTTCGGACGAGGGAATTGTGTGGAACAAGTCCAAGATCATTGTATGCCATTCATCAAAGGAGAAGCTAGTGGAAGTGGACAATCTGAAGGCCTTGCAGACGAGGAAAGTGAACCGGTTATGCGCAAAGGTAGGAGATATATTAGTCTAGAGATGGGGAAGAGCAAAGAACCAACCTTAGAGGCTTGGGTTGAACCACTCATAGGAAACAATTCATTGAAGAGGTTGAAGCATAAGAAGTCAAAGAGTGGAAACTTCAAAAGCTTGTGTAGTAGTGTGATTTGCATCACTGGAGTTTCTGGTATAGGGAAATCTGAGTTGGCACTGGAATATTCTCACAGATATCACCAGAGAtacaaaatggtgttgtgggTTGGTGGTGAAGCTCGGTATCTCAGGCAGAACATATTGAACTTGTCCCTCAATTTGGGCTTGGATGTTGGTGCTGATTCTGAGATGGAAAGGGGTCGAATTCGCAGCTTTGAGGAGCAAGAATTAGAAGCATTCAAGAGGATCAAGAGGGAATTGTTTGGTGAGACACCTTACTTGCTAATAATAGACAATCTTGAGACTGAGGAGGAATGGTGggaaggaaaagatatatatgACTTGATACCAAGAAACACAGGAGGGACTCATGTGATCATTACTACAAGGCTGTCCAAAGTTAACAGCTACGATACTATTCAGCTTCCCCCACTGCCATTATCCGAAGCAATGATTCTgataaaaggaagaaaaaggaggGAGTATCCAGCAGATGAGGTAGAATTCCTTGAAAAATTCAATGAGAAGCTTGGACGGTCGAGCTTTGGTTTGTGGGTGATTGGTTCGATGTTATCTGAACTTGCAATTTCCCCCTCTGCACTGTTTGAGGCCATTAACCAAATGCCACTAAGTGGAGATTCAAACTCATGCTATATGAGCATTGCAGAAGAGCAATGGTGCAAAAGCAATCCTTTCCTCATGAAAAGCCTCCTTTTCTGTGTAGGAACCTtggagaaaacaaaagcaaaagggAAGCTGCTAGCAATGAGAATGCTTCTTGTTGGCGGTTGGTTTTCTCCTGCTCCCATTTCAGCAAGTCTTTTGGTCAATGCAGCACTGGCTCGAATGGCTAACCAACATGATGGATGTTGTTGGCTCCAGTTCCATCCCATAACACAGGCATTCGCCAAAAGCAGAGGTGGTTTGCAATATGCCAAGGCTGCACTTGAAGGAGTAAGAAAAATGGGTAACCATGTAAACTCAGGTCATCTGTGGTCATCAGCATTTCTAGTGTTTGGATTCAAATCGGAGCCGCCGATTGTGCAGCTAAAAGCAATTGACCTGGTTCTGTATATCAAAAGAACAGCTCTGCCCCTGGCAATCCAGGCATTTACCACTTTCTCAAGGTGCAATTCAGCTTTGGAGCTCTTGAAGGTGTGCACCAATGCATTGGAGGAGGTTGAGAAGTCGTTTGTGTCTCAAATCCAAGATTGGTCCCATGATTCGATTTGTTGGAAGAGGAGGATGCTGCAAAGAAGCCAAAAAGTGGATGAATATGTGTGGCAGGATGTGACGTTGTTGAAGGCAACATTGCTGGAGACAAGAGCAAAGTTGCTTGCAAGAGGGGGCCATCTAGATAGTGGCAAGGAGCTATGCAGAACATGCATCAGCATCAGAACTGTGATGCTTGGCCATAACCATGCACAGACCTTTGCTGCTCAAGACACATTGGCAAGATTGGTGAGAATGAGGACCAAGATATAA